TTATTTTACAATAATATCCTCAAGTTTTCTTTTTGGTACATGGTGAACTCCATTTTCATCACGCCAATATTTAATATTTTTTGAATCTTTAAGTTCTTCCAAAACAACCACTTCCTTTGGTTTCCCTAGCGCTATCACAAGTATTATTTCGAATTGCTCCTTAATATTGAGAGCTTCCCCTAGTCCTTTTTTATTGACTGCTCCGAACATACATCCACCAAGACCTTTTTCGCATGCCCCCAACAACATACTTTGACAAGCGATACCGTGATCCCACAAATAATTTGTACTGATGTTTTTATCTCCTAGCATAATTATATAAGCAGAAGGTTTCTCCCCTTCCTCTGGTCCATCCCAATCTTTAAAATAACCTGCCCACTTTAAATGATGAAAAATAAGATTGTTTTTCTCCTCTGTATTAGAGAGGATATATTTCAGAGGCTGTAAATTGGCTCCTGATGAAGACAAACGAGCCAAATCAATCAATTCTTTTAAAGTATCCTGATTTATTTTGTAATTTTGTTCAAATCTCCTATAGGTTCTATTCTTTTTTATTAGATCATAAATCATTTTTTTCATCTCCCTACTTGTGTATCTATTTCATCTTTTTTACTGTTGCGTGTTATAAAAAAAGAAAACCAATAACTAAATATATCTTGCCATTAACCTAGTTACCTTTGGATTTTGCTCCTTTTGCCACTTGTTGTACTAATATTGCAATTTATCTATTGACTAACTTTATTATATTAAATACAATACAATTAATCAAAAGCTGTTCTTCCGTTAATAGCTATTTTAAGTATCAGCTCCGCCATTTCTCTGGCAGGCTTTTTCATGCCCTCATTCAACCATTTTCGAATGATACCTACACTGCCATTTGCTAAAAAATCAAATATGTATTCTGCATCTTCCTTGTTTAAAAAATTGCTTTCTGTATCTAACGGGAAATGCTGCTTTCCAATAATCTTTGTAATTTCCTGCTGAAACTTTATATCCCCATTGGAATTAAGCAGCAGATCAAATAATTCTGAGTTTTCCTTAATATACTCTAATATTTTTTCAATTCCATCAACAGGTACATCTGCTCTATTTTTAAAATCATAGTATGTTAGATACTTACTAATATCATCAATAATATCTTTTTCTATCTGATGAAGCAAATCATATTGACTGACATAATGTGCATAAAAGGTAGATCGGTTAATATCAGCATCCTCACATATTTCTTTTATGGAAATTTTCGATATGGACTTTTGTTTTAATAATTTTACAAAACTATCCTTTATAACCATTTTAGTATACTTCACTCGTCTGTCTATTTTCTTTTCCCTCATATAAATAATGGCCTCCCCTGTTATATAAAATGCATTTTTACTATTTATCAAACACTTTATGAAAATCTGTTTTACATCTATCATTTTTTAATTATCTGATTGTTGTATTTATTTCATTATGTAAGTATACTTTATTAGTGATGGATAATCAACACATTGTTTATTAAAATGGGAGGTATTTCATGTCTTTTATAGAGTTTAAAAACATAAAAAAAGAATATATTACTGGAGATGTAACTATTACAGCAGTTAAAGATTGTTCTTTTTCAATAAAAAAAGGTGAATTAGTAGTGATACTTGGCCCCTCCGGTGCAGGTAAAACAACTGTTTTAAATCTGCTGGGGGGAATGGATAATCCAAGTGATGGTAATATTATTGTAGATAATAAGGAAATTCATAATTACAATAAAAAGCAGCTGATAAACTACAGACGTAATGATATTGGGTTTGTATTTCAATTTTATAACCTTGTAGGAAACCTCACAGCACTTGAAAATGTGGAACTTGCCTGTCAGATATGCCCTGACTCACTGGATCCCAAAAATATTTTAGATCAGGTAGGATTGTCTCACCGTATAAATAGTTTTCCCTCTCAGTTATCTGGAGGCGAGCAGCAGCGTGTTGCCATAGCTAGAGCAATTGCCAAAAATCCAAAGCTATTATTATGTGATGAACCCACAGGAGCCTTAGACAGCATAACAGGTCAGAGGGTTATTGAACTTTTGCAAAACACCTGCAGAGAAATGGATATGACAACAGTTTTAATTACTCACAATGCCGCCATAGCGGATATTGCAGACAAAGTAATACAAATAAAAAATGGAACTGTGGAAGATATTCTTATCAATGAAAGTCCTAAAAAAGCTGAAGAGATAGCGTGGTGATTGATTTGTTATACAAAAATACATTGATGAAAATAAAAAAATCCTTTGGAAGATATATTTCTTTATTTATCATAGTTATAGTAGGTGTAGGATTTTTTTCAGGATTAAAGGGAAGTTCACCAGATATTATCTCTTCTGTAGACAAATACTATAAAGAGAAAAATTTAATGGATTTTAAAATTGTAAGTACCTTAGGATTGACAAATGAAGATGTAGATGCTCTAAAATCATTAAAAGATGTGAATACTGTTGTTCCTAGTTATTCTCTAGATGTTTTAGATAAAGGTAAGACAATCAAAGTACAGGCATTAGAAAAATCCGTTAATACAGTAAATCTTATAAGTGGTAGAATGCCTAAAAATCATACGGAATGTTTGGCAGACAGCAAAAATTATAAAATAGGCGATAAAATTACCATTACAAGTGATGTAAATGATAAACTAAAAAACAAAGAATTCATTGTAGCAGGTACAATAAGTTCACCCTTATACATGTCTACTGATTATGGCAACACCACCATTGGTGACGGAAAGCTTTCTTCCTTTATCTTTGTGAATAAAGACAATTTTACTATGGATGCCTATACGGAAATCTATATTACTGCAGCTAATACTAAAAATATGACCTCCTACTCAAAAGAATATGATGCTTTAGCAGATCATTTAAATAGTGAACTGCTAAAATTAAAACCTGAAAGAGAAAACGCCAGGTATCAAGAAATTTACAATAAAGCAGACCATGAAATAAATAACAATCAGGCAAAGCTCAATGATGAAAAATCCAAAGGTGAACATAAACTATCAAAGGCAAAATCTGAACTTGATGCAAATAAATTGAAGCTTAACAATGCAAAACAGGCACTTGCTGAAAATGAAAGTAATTTAGAGAAAAAAGCCTCAAGTCAAAATATTGAATTTAAAAATGCAAAAGATAAAATTGCTCTAGGCTGGAGTCAAATCAATACTGCGTTAAAAAACAGCAACATTAAAAAGGAAGATTTAAGCGGCAAAATAAATGAACTGAACAATGCCCTCAAAAACATGAAAGTTCAGCAAAGCCAGCTTCCAGCTAAAAGTCAAGCATATGCACAGCTTACTACAAAGATTAATCAGTATTCCACTTCCTATGAAGGATTACTGAAACTTCAAACATCAATAACAGAATTAACTGGTCAAGAAAAACAATTAAACAATGGAATAGAAACTTTTAATACAGAAATTGAAAAGGCAAAAATAAAAATTACTGAAGGTAAAAATGAGCTTAACACCAACGAAAAAAAGTTAGAAAATGGCTACAGTGAATACAACAAAAATTTGGCTCAGTTCAATTTAAAAATAACAGATGCCCAGTCAAAGATTGACAGTGCCAAAAAGGATCTTTCAAAAATAGAAAAAGCCAAATGGTATATTTATGACAGAGATGATATAGCAGGTTATAGTTCTCTAAAAGGCGGTACAGACACTATTACATCTGTAGCAGCTGTTTTTCCTATTTTCTTTATTTTAATCGTCATATTAATGACATCTAATACAATGGCCAGAATGATAGTAGAAGAACGAAATGAACTTGGAACATTGACTTCATTAGGCTTCAAAGATAGAAATATTATTTCAACATATTTGCTTTATGTACTGTCTGCCACTATATTAGGTGCTATAACCGGCTTCTTTATAGGATCTAAAATAATTCCCAACATTATATTTGCCACTTTCAATAAATTCATTTTACCACCGCTGGTTATAAATTATGACATCACAAGTTTATTATTGGTATTGGCAGTTTCCATAACATTGATGACAATGGTAACACTTTTCTTCTGCAATAGCGAACTAAATCAAAATCCTGCTGCTTTAATGCGTCCTGTGCCACCGAAACAGGGTCAGAAAATATTGCTTGAAAAGATAGGATTTATATGGAAAACTCTTTCCTTTACCTGGAAGGTTACTATGCGTAACATATTTCGATATAAACAGAAAGTTATTATGACCATTGTAGGAGTTGCAGGTTGTACAGCACTGCTAGCAGCTGGTTTTGGCTTAAAAGACAGTATGAACGGAGTAGCCGAAAAACAATATGGCGAAATTTTCAAATACAATGCTATAATTGCTCTGAAAAATGAAACTCCTGATATGAGCAAAGATTTGAAAAAACTGCTTACAAAAGAGAAGGTAGAAAATCCCCTTTTAATCAAGCAGACAACTTTTAAAGCTCAATCAGGAAATGACTCCTTGGACACTTATTTAATTGTACCAGTAAATGAAGATTTGTTTAAAAAATATTATGATCTTACAAGTAAAATAACAGAATCCAGTGTAAAATTAGATGACAGCGGTGCAGTAATTACAGAAAAACTGGCGGATACTTTAAAAATAGGCAAAGGTGGTACAATCAAAATAAAAGATGCGGATAATAACTCCTATTCTCTGAAAGTTTCTGATGTTGCAGAGAATTATATGCAAAATTACATCTACATGAATAAAAACCTATATAGTAAAGTATTCGGGGAAGAAGTATCCTATAATATGCTTGTATCAGATTACAGTCAAGATAAAACTACACTGGCAAATCATCTTCTAGATAGTGACTCCATTGTAAATGTTACATTCAAGGATGACATACTAAAGCAGGCCCACGATGGCAATAGCAGCTTAAATAATGTAGTAGTTCTTCTGGTTGTTATTGCATCTATACTGGTAGTCATTGTGCTTTATAATTTAACCTCTATTAATATAAGTGAAAGAAAGCGTGAAATTGCCACACTAAAAGTACTTGGATTTACAGATAAAGAAACTAATGAATATATTTACCGTGAGGCCTTTCTGATGACCCTTTTCGGTATAGCAGCAGGTTTATGCTTAGGAATTCTGCTCCATCGCTTTGTAATTGGAGCTATAGAGGACGATTCAACAGTATATTTTAGAAATATACATGTACTCAGTTTTGTGTGGTCATCTCTGGTTATCATAATAGTTTCTGTAGTTATGCAAATAGTTACCTATTTTAAAATGCAGACAATAGATATGATTGAATCCTTAAAATCTGTGGAATAAAAAAATAAGAGCTGTATCGCAGTGCATACATACACATTGTGATACAGCTCTTTCCTATATTACTATATTATTAACTATTAAAATATAATCTTTCACATATCTCTCATTTACTCTGCCATTTTTAAGAACACTATACCAGTCATACTAAAGTCACCCATAAGCAGAACAGTACCAAGGTACCAAGAATAGTCATAATGGAACGTATTTTATTTCTCACTACGTATTATATAACTTACCAATTATTGAATAATATAGTCATCCATTTTCAAATCAAAATACTTGCATATTTCATCTATTTCCTTCAAAGTATTATCATTCATAGGAATACCATTTTTTATCTTATCCTCATAGGCCTCCATTTCTTTCTCTCCATGAATATATATTCTCTGCTTACCCTTTGCCTTTTCAGATTTTCTAATTTCATTTAAATATTCTGAAAAATTACTTTCAATTGCTTTTTTATCACCAAATATTCCATAGTCAAGGGCAATAAAGGAATGACATGTACCTGAGACTCCATTGGTATGAACATAATTTGCTGTTAATCCACCAGATAAAATTGCCGTAAATAATTCAACTGTGAGGGCAAATCCATAGCCTTTATGTCCTCCTGATATTTCTTCTGATCCACCTAAAGGAACTATTCCTCCACCCTTTTTATTGGACATATTATATAATACATCTTTAGCACTTGAGTTGTCATTTCCCTCTGAATCAAGAGTCCACCCTATGGGAAGCTTGTCATTTCTTTTGTTATAGACTTCTATTTTACCCCTTGTAACAACACTTGTAGACATATCTATCAAAAAAGGATAGGGCTTTGCAGGCATAGATATGGCAATAGGATTACTTCCCATCATAGCTTCTTTTCCAAAGGTGGGTACTGTAATTGCCGCAGAATTAGTCATTGAAATTCCAAGTAAACCTTCTTTTTCTGCCATCCTTGCATAATATCCTGCTATGCCATAATGATTAGAATTATTTACCACAACCATACCTATTCCTGAATTTTTTGCCTTCTTTATTGCCATATCCATAGCTTTTATGCCAGCTATTTGCCCTATAGCCTGCCCTGCATCTATTACAACTGATATTGGTGTTTCTTTAACTATTTTTATTTTTGGATTTAATTTTACCAGTCCACTTTTTATAGATTTATAATATAGAACTAACCTCTGTATTCCATGAGATTCAATTCCAAATAAATCTGCCAATAGCAGTACATCTGTTATATTTTCACTTTCTTCATGATTAAATCCAAATTTTTCAAACACTATATTACATAGTTTTTTCAATCCTTCATAATTATAACTTTTATAACTCACATTTTTCCTCCTTTAACTAAAGTTTTCCCCAAGAAAAATCAGGCTCACCCCTATTGAATTTCAACTCTTCAGCCTTCGTCAAAATACCTAAATTAGCATTTAATTTAACTTCCTCCATAAGAGGTTCACTAACCACAATATTTTCCAGTTCCATAGTATTTTTTATCCAGACAATTTTATGTTCTCCGCTTTTAACTCCATTGCATATTTTAACGGCAATTTTTATTGCATCCTCTGAATTTGATGCCACCATAGGTATTTTAGCTGGTTCCATATATGTACTAGTAAAACAATTAGTATACATATCTATAAAATTTATTTTATCAAATAATTTCCTGGTAATAATATCTGATACCCCAACTCCGTTGGCATTTCCATGAGATTCTTCAGTAATATCAAGAATTACACATTTTTTAAATTGGGGGCCGCCGCTGACACATCCAGTAAAATACAGCCCGGTTACATTTGGATCTTGACCATTACCACTTATATTTTTTCCTATTTCATCTATTATAAGCACATCAAATTTAGGTATAAGTATACTTCCCATAAGCTTTCGACTTTCCTTAAGCAGATCCTCTTCCCTTTTTAGAGACAGTATTTCATCTTTAGTTATGATTTCTATTTTATAAGTCTCATCATAGGCATTTTCCACTACAGCTACAGCAAATAATACTTTAGTTTTCCTAGCTATCATGCAGCCTATTTTAGGTATTAATTCTGGAAATCTCCCAAAGCCTTTACTATGGATTGAGTCTGCACCCTTTTGCTTTCCAAGTCCAATGGAAAGCATTTTGCAAACCCCGCTTTCCACCTTTCCTCTAAAGCCTGTATGTGGCTTTATTCTGGGAATTATCACTATTCCATCAACCTCTAGTACACTTTTTGCTGCATAAATAGGTAAATCAGCTTCATATTCTCCTATAATTTCTGTATCCATAGATCCATCTATATTGACTTCCATGTTTTCTTCTGTAATCCCATAGGAAGCTAGAATTTCCCTCTGTCCTTTTTCTGTTGCTCCACCATGGCTTCCCATTGCAGGAACTATGAAAGGCTTTGCTCCAGATGCTTTTAAACACTCTATAACAGTCTTTGTTATTATATCTATATTGGCTATTCCCCGGCTTCCAACCCCCACTGCAATTCTCTTATTCTTTAAATCCTGTAAATGATACTGAATTTTTTCTTTCACCTCTCTTTTGATATCCAAAATTCTATCTTTTTTAAAGTTCTGTCTTACCTTAAAAAACTTAGGCAGCTCTATTTCATTAAATTTACTTAAATCTAAAGATTCCACAATATCACCTTCTTTGAAGCAAGTTCTTTAATTCAGGTTGGGATTCTTTTACCCCATCTGAATTTTAGAACTGCAAATGCATGGTTTACTTGGCGTCGAACTTCCACTTGAAGAAATGGGAGACTTTACGTCAAGTTAGTCAGGTTAAATAAAGTTAAGGCATATTGAAATAAATGACTAGACTAATATACTAGTCCATTTATTTTCACATGCCTAAAAATCTTTTATTTTATTCCTGCATCTGTTGCATAAGTTTTATCTAGAAGATCTTTCACATCTACATCTTTTCTTACAGTGTTATTTTGTCTTAAAGTTTTAATAGTTGATGTAAGTGAATCTACTACTTGGTCTGTTAATCTTATATCAAAATCTTCTTTAGCTAAGCCCTTTGCTGCAACATCTCTATTAAGTTTAAGTTCTTTTGAAATAATATCAGCTGTTTTATCTGGATTTGCTTTAACCCATTTTTCTGTCTTTTCATATACTTTAAGCACCCTCTTTACTATGTCAGGATTATTCTTTGCAAATTCATTATTTACTGAAATCAAGTTTACTTCATATTTAAGACCAGTTCCATCACCAATTGCATAGGCTGTATTTTCAGCTTCAATTGAAGATGCATAAGGTTCCCAAGTTATTGCTGCATCAATATTCTTTGAGGCAAAGGAAGTTTTTATATCTGTAGGCTGAAGATTAACTAATTGTATATCACTTTGCTTAAGCCCTGCCGCTTCTAAGTATCTGGCAAGGAGCATATGTGCAGAAGATCCAACAGTTACGGCAACTTTTTTACCCTTTAAGTCCTTGGCTGATTTTATATTGGAACCAGTAGCAGCAAGTATAGTGTTTAATTTATATCCTGATGCATAAACTCCTATACCTTTTATATCAGCATTATTTGCTCTTGCCTGAATAGATGGCTGATCACCAGCTTGCCCAAAATCCAGTCTTCCTCCAGCAAAAGCCTCCATCATTGGTGGTCCGGATACAAAGCTCTGGAAATTAACTTTTATATTATCTTTTTTAAATTCTTCCTCAAACCATTCCTGGTTTTTTGCAACAATTAAAAGTGTATGGTTTATTCCCGGTTGATATCCTATACTTATTTCTTTCGGTTTTTGTGTTGACGATGCAGCATTGCTTGCTGATGAATTTGTAGAACTGTTAGTTTGACCGCAAGCCGTAAATGCCAATATGCCTACTAATAATGTAGAGATTAGAACAGTTACTTTTTTCATTAAATTCACTCCTCGTATATTTTCAATATAATTAATGTTAGTTTGAATTAAGTAATCAATTACTTTTTATAACAATTTTCATCTGCTATGAATTCATAATTATCTTTATATATCTGCATCTATTTCAAGTACCTGAAGCTCTTCTTCTACTAAATTTGCATATTTTAATCCACATCCAGTATTTAAAAGTACAATCTTATCTGTTGACTTTAAGAAACCATTTTTAATAAGTTTATCTGCTGCTGCAACCAAGGTTGCTCCTTCTGGAGCTACAAACAACCCCTCTGTCTTAGCTAAAAGATTAAGTGATTCTATAATTTCAGAATCTTTTACTTCAATGGCAGTACCTTTACTCTGTCTTACAGCATCAAGAACTATAAAATCTCCTAAAGCTTTTGGAACACGTATACCTCCAGCTATAGTGTTAGCACCAGTATAGAATTCAGAAGCTTCTGAATTTTCATTAAAAGCCTTTACTATTGGATTGCAGCCTTCTGCCTGAACTGCTATAAGTTTTGGGATTTTATCTTTAATCCATCCAAGTTCCTTTAATTCCTTGAAGGCTTTCCATATTCCAATTATACCTACACCACCACCAGTAGGGTAAAGGATGGCATCTGGAAACTCCCAATTAAAATATTCAGCAAGTTCAAGTCCCATAGTCTTTTTACCTTCAATTCTATAGGGCTCTTTAAGTGTAGCTGCATCAAACCAACCATACTTTTTTACACCCTTAGCTATTATTTTTCCTGCATCAGATATTAATCCTTTAACAAGATAAGTTCTTGATCCATATATAAAAGCTTCTTTTTTAGCTAAATCCGGTGCATCCTTTGGCATAGCCACTATAAGTTCAATTCCTGCTTTGGCAGAATAGGCAGACCAAGCTCCCCCTGCGTTTCCAGCTGTGGGCATTGCTATTGTCTTTATACCAAGTTCCTTAGCCTTTGACACCCCTACTGCTGCTCCTCTGGATTTAAAAGTCCCTGTAGGATTTAATCCTTCATCTTTGATATAAAGATTTTCTGCTCCTATTTTCTCTCCTAAACTGTCAGCTTTAAGTATAGGCGTATCTCCTTCTCCCAGTGAAACTATATTTTTTTCATCTTCAATTGGTAAAAGTTCTTTGAATCTAAATAATCCTTTTTCTCTGGTTTTAAACAGATTTTTGTCCACATTTTCTTTTATACTATGTAAATCATATCTTACAAGTAATGGTCCACCGCATTCACACAAATTATGAGGCTCATCCTTTGAATACTCTTTTCCGCATTTTGAACATTGTAGATAACTAAAATAACTCATTTAAATTACTTCCTCTCCCTATAATTTTATATATTTGCTTTAACTTATTAATTAAATAATTTAGCTAAATAACAATTTTGCTTCTTAATACTGAACTATAAACACAAATTATTCTATATACTATATGAAAATGGATTTTCTACTTTTGTAAAAAATTCATCATATATCTGACTTTTTATATAAGTAAAATCATAACTGCTTCTATCTCTTGGTCTTGATAATTCCACAGGAACTATTTTTTTAATACCTCCTGGTCTGCTTGAAAGCACCACCACTCTATTACCAAGGTATACAGCCTCATCTATATCATGAGTTACAAGAATCATAGTAGTTTTTTCTTTTTCCCATATTTTTAAAATTTCCTGCTGCATATTAATCCTAGTCATGGCATCTAAAGCTCCAAAGGGTTCATCAAGTAATAAAATCTTTGGTTTATTAATTAGTGCTCTGGCAATACTTATTCTCTGCTTCATTCCTCCTGACAGCTGACCTGGATAGGCTTTTGCAAAACTGCTTAATCCCACTAGTTCAAGCTGTTCCTTTACCAATTCCTTTTTTTCTGAATTTGATACTTTCTTGCTTATGCCAAAAGCTATGTTTTTTTCAACTGTAAGCCAAGGGAAAAGTCTAGACTCCTGAAAAATCATACCTCTATCCACAGCGGAGCCTTCAACGTGCTTTCCATAGGATAATATACTTCCTGAGTAATTCCTATCAAGACCTACTATCATTCTAAGCAGAGTACTTTTACCACAGCCGCTGGAACCTACAATACTTAAAAATTCTCCATCTTCAACGGATAGATTTATATCCTTCAACACCGTAAGTTCTCCACTATCTATTTTAAAAGTCTTATTTAAATTTTCTATTTCAATAGCTTTTCTGCTTTTATCACCCATAACCTTACCTCCCTCTAATTTTCATTACTTGTATCCCACTTAATAACTAAAACTTGCAATTTCTTTATTAAATAATCAATTAGAAAACCAATTATACCTATGGAAAAAACTCCTACCAGCATAACATCAGGCTGGGATAACTCTCTTGCGTAGGATATCTGATATCCTATACCCGAAGTTGCAGCAATGATTTCTGCAGTAATAACACTCATCCATGCACTGCCTATTCCAATTCTAAGTCCTGTGAAAATAGATGGAAGAGCAGAAGGAAAGACTATTTTTATAAGCGTGTTTAATTTACTCTTCTCCAATATTTTTGCAACCTCTAAGAATTTTTTGTCTGCTCCTTTTATTCCATAAATAGTATTTATAAGTATTGGCCAAAAACTTCCAATAATTATTATTGTTATCTTTGATGCCTCGTCTATACCCATCCACAGTATAAGTACAGGTACCCAGGCTACAATAGGTATTGGTCTTAAAAACCCTATAATTAAATCCAAAGCCTTTTCAATGCCTTTAAATAATCCGATTAATATTCCAAAAACTATTCCAAGAACAGCTCCTATGGCATATCCCTTTAATACTCTTAATATACTTATCCATAAATTTTTAAACAGATCTCCACTTTCTATCATATCAACTAAAGCTTGATAAATAACCTGTGGTGCCGGTAATACAGAAGACCTGATAAAACCTTTATCGCTTAGTATCTGCCAAAATATTAATATAATTATGGGAACAATTAATCCTATAATTATATTTTTAATTACTCTAAGTGCTTTATGTAGAATAGTTTTAGAATTCATATATATCCCCCTTATGATGTTAATGATAATATAATTTTAAATTCATACCACAATTACTCTATTCAGAAATTACATTTAACCTATCGGAAAACTTGTTTATTGGGCAAAAAAATATTTCCTAGTAATATAATGTGTATACTTTAATCAGATAAAATATTACACTATCTTTTTGTTATGTGTCAATACTTTATGTAAAATAATTTAAATTCATTATAAGATTTATAATTAATACATACTAATCATATCTTTTTTATAAAATTGTTCCTTATTACTTTTATAAATCCTTAACTTTGTGTATGATTATATCAAATAGAAACTTATATAACAAATATAAATAACATATCGGATTTATATGAAATTAATATAAATAAAATATAAGAGGTGATTATTTATGGACATCAGACAGCTTAAATACTTTCTTACCATAGCAGAAGAGGGCAGTATAACTAAAGCTGCAGAAAAATTACACATTGCTCAGCCGCCCTTAAGTCAGCAATTGAAATTGCTTGAGGATGAACTTGATATAAAACTTATAGAAAGAAACACAAGAAAAATTCAAATAACAGATGCGGGAAGAATACTTCAACATCGCTCCAAACAAATTTTAGAATTAACCCAAAACACTAAAAAGGAAATTAAAAATTTGAAACACGGCTTTAAAGGAGTACTATCTCTAGGTACAGTTCCCTCTTCAAGTACTACTATTTTGTTAAAAAAATT
This genomic window from Clostridium pasteurianum DSM 525 = ATCC 6013 contains:
- a CDS encoding Ldh family oxidoreductase, with the translated sequence MSYKSYNYEGLKKLCNIVFEKFGFNHEESENITDVLLLADLFGIESHGIQRLVLYYKSIKSGLVKLNPKIKIVKETPISVVIDAGQAIGQIAGIKAMDMAIKKAKNSGIGMVVVNNSNHYGIAGYYARMAEKEGLLGISMTNSAAITVPTFGKEAMMGSNPIAISMPAKPYPFLIDMSTSVVTRGKIEVYNKRNDKLPIGWTLDSEGNDNSSAKDVLYNMSNKKGGGIVPLGGSEEISGGHKGYGFALTVELFTAILSGGLTANYVHTNGVSGTCHSFIALDYGIFGDKKAIESNFSEYLNEIRKSEKAKGKQRIYIHGEKEMEAYEDKIKNGIPMNDNTLKEIDEICKYFDLKMDDYIIQ
- a CDS encoding ABC transporter permease; this translates as MIDLLYKNTLMKIKKSFGRYISLFIIVIVGVGFFSGLKGSSPDIISSVDKYYKEKNLMDFKIVSTLGLTNEDVDALKSLKDVNTVVPSYSLDVLDKGKTIKVQALEKSVNTVNLISGRMPKNHTECLADSKNYKIGDKITITSDVNDKLKNKEFIVAGTISSPLYMSTDYGNTTIGDGKLSSFIFVNKDNFTMDAYTEIYITAANTKNMTSYSKEYDALADHLNSELLKLKPERENARYQEIYNKADHEINNNQAKLNDEKSKGEHKLSKAKSELDANKLKLNNAKQALAENESNLEKKASSQNIEFKNAKDKIALGWSQINTALKNSNIKKEDLSGKINELNNALKNMKVQQSQLPAKSQAYAQLTTKINQYSTSYEGLLKLQTSITELTGQEKQLNNGIETFNTEIEKAKIKITEGKNELNTNEKKLENGYSEYNKNLAQFNLKITDAQSKIDSAKKDLSKIEKAKWYIYDRDDIAGYSSLKGGTDTITSVAAVFPIFFILIVILMTSNTMARMIVEERNELGTLTSLGFKDRNIISTYLLYVLSATILGAITGFFIGSKIIPNIIFATFNKFILPPLVINYDITSLLLVLAVSITLMTMVTLFFCNSELNQNPAALMRPVPPKQGQKILLEKIGFIWKTLSFTWKVTMRNIFRYKQKVIMTIVGVAGCTALLAAGFGLKDSMNGVAEKQYGEIFKYNAIIALKNETPDMSKDLKKLLTKEKVENPLLIKQTTFKAQSGNDSLDTYLIVPVNEDLFKKYYDLTSKITESSVKLDDSGAVITEKLADTLKIGKGGTIKIKDADNNSYSLKVSDVAENYMQNYIYMNKNLYSKVFGEEVSYNMLVSDYSQDKTTLANHLLDSDSIVNVTFKDDILKQAHDGNSSLNNVVVLLVVIASILVVIVLYNLTSINISERKREIATLKVLGFTDKETNEYIYREAFLMTLFGIAAGLCLGILLHRFVIGAIEDDSTVYFRNIHVLSFVWSSLVIIIVSVVMQIVTYFKMQTIDMIESLKSVE
- a CDS encoding TetR/AcrR family transcriptional regulator, with the translated sequence MREKKIDRRVKYTKMVIKDSFVKLLKQKSISKISIKEICEDADINRSTFYAHYVSQYDLLHQIEKDIIDDISKYLTYYDFKNRADVPVDGIEKILEYIKENSELFDLLLNSNGDIKFQQEITKIIGKQHFPLDTESNFLNKEDAEYIFDFLANGSVGIIRKWLNEGMKKPAREMAELILKIAINGRTAFD
- a CDS encoding DUF362 domain-containing protein → MESLDLSKFNEIELPKFFKVRQNFKKDRILDIKREVKEKIQYHLQDLKNKRIAVGVGSRGIANIDIITKTVIECLKASGAKPFIVPAMGSHGGATEKGQREILASYGITEENMEVNIDGSMDTEIIGEYEADLPIYAAKSVLEVDGIVIIPRIKPHTGFRGKVESGVCKMLSIGLGKQKGADSIHSKGFGRFPELIPKIGCMIARKTKVLFAVAVVENAYDETYKIEIITKDEILSLKREEDLLKESRKLMGSILIPKFDVLIIDEIGKNISGNGQDPNVTGLYFTGCVSGGPQFKKCVILDITEESHGNANGVGVSDIITRKLFDKINFIDMYTNCFTSTYMEPAKIPMVASNSEDAIKIAVKICNGVKSGEHKIVWIKNTMELENIVVSEPLMEEVKLNANLGILTKAEELKFNRGEPDFSWGKL
- a CDS encoding ABC transporter substrate-binding protein, coding for MKKVTVLISTLLVGILAFTACGQTNSSTNSSASNAASSTQKPKEISIGYQPGINHTLLIVAKNQEWFEEEFKKDNIKVNFQSFVSGPPMMEAFAGGRLDFGQAGDQPSIQARANNADIKGIGVYASGYKLNTILAATGSNIKSAKDLKGKKVAVTVGSSAHMLLARYLEAAGLKQSDIQLVNLQPTDIKTSFASKNIDAAITWEPYASSIEAENTAYAIGDGTGLKYEVNLISVNNEFAKNNPDIVKRVLKVYEKTEKWVKANPDKTADIISKELKLNRDVAAKGLAKEDFDIRLTDQVVDSLTSTIKTLRQNNTVRKDVDVKDLLDKTYATDAGIK
- a CDS encoding ABC transporter ATP-binding protein, translated to MSFIEFKNIKKEYITGDVTITAVKDCSFSIKKGELVVILGPSGAGKTTVLNLLGGMDNPSDGNIIVDNKEIHNYNKKQLINYRRNDIGFVFQFYNLVGNLTALENVELACQICPDSLDPKNILDQVGLSHRINSFPSQLSGGEQQRVAIARAIAKNPKLLLCDEPTGALDSITGQRVIELLQNTCREMDMTTVLITHNAAIADIADKVIQIKNGTVEDILINESPKKAEEIAW
- a CDS encoding nitroreductase family protein, which encodes MIYDLIKKNRTYRRFEQNYKINQDTLKELIDLARLSSSGANLQPLKYILSNTEEKNNLIFHHLKWAGYFKDWDGPEEGEKPSAYIIMLGDKNISTNYLWDHGIACQSMLLGACEKGLGGCMFGAVNKKGLGEALNIKEQFEIILVIALGKPKEVVVLEELKDSKNIKYWRDENGVHHVPKRKLEDIIVK